One window from the genome of Leptospira broomii serovar Hurstbridge str. 5399 encodes:
- a CDS encoding HAMP domain-containing methyl-accepting chemotaxis protein, with the protein MTWYSHLGLKIKLTLLFSSLLLPIIVILTLSLINSSSRIRDIETIHNDRLVPLKQLKTISDHYAISIVDCVHKVRSGTVSYEKGIDNLDLAKKEITEEWNSYLATNLVPEEVEIIKELKPLFSGANEATEEARNIFVSENKQALDEFADRKMYPKIDPVTEKIDMLIKVQLRITERIYAKAEREYEYSLTVFLTISIATIAYIIISSITFSIRLVRGLTIVTTSIKDADFSRPIDVKEDHRNKDELHLLLIAFREFQEKVKNMLSTIFSFSESILIASEELSKSSDYLSENAQSESASVEEISASVEEISAGMEQVTKNAEEQYSSISSFAGEMRELESLINRVGDGVRESLLRISEMYSKVEAGRNTMGNLSTSMGKIESSSVEMRSITAIIKEISEKVNLLALNAAIEAARAGDHGRGFAVVASEITRLAEQTDDSTKTIEELIRTSNEEIESGKGFVENSAKVYVGIMDGLKFVKESSDNIVEIMKSQQEKKETIRDGVSQVDSKSAEIRVSVKEQKVAIIETANAVSSISITIQSSAANSEEIASSASSLLNIAKNLRETMSFLKA; encoded by the coding sequence ATGACTTGGTATTCTCATTTAGGTTTAAAAATCAAACTTACGCTTTTATTCTCTTCCCTTCTCTTGCCAATCATCGTGATCCTAACTCTATCTCTAATAAATTCCTCCTCGCGAATCAGAGATATCGAAACGATCCATAATGATCGACTCGTTCCCTTAAAACAGTTAAAGACGATCTCCGATCACTATGCGATTTCCATCGTGGACTGCGTACACAAGGTTCGGAGTGGAACCGTCAGTTATGAAAAAGGAATCGACAATTTGGATTTAGCCAAAAAGGAAATTACCGAAGAGTGGAACTCATATTTAGCAACTAATTTGGTCCCCGAAGAAGTCGAGATTATAAAAGAATTAAAGCCGCTATTTTCGGGAGCAAATGAAGCGACCGAGGAAGCCAGGAATATTTTTGTCTCGGAAAATAAGCAAGCGTTGGATGAATTTGCGGATCGTAAGATGTATCCTAAAATCGATCCTGTAACCGAAAAGATCGACATGTTAATCAAAGTCCAATTAAGAATCACCGAAAGAATATATGCAAAGGCAGAACGAGAATACGAATATAGCTTAACTGTGTTCCTGACGATTTCGATCGCGACGATCGCATATATTATAATTTCTTCAATTACTTTCTCTATTCGTTTAGTGCGAGGACTTACAATCGTAACTACTTCCATCAAAGACGCCGATTTTAGTCGGCCGATCGATGTGAAAGAAGATCATCGAAACAAAGATGAGTTGCATCTGCTTTTAATCGCCTTTCGGGAATTTCAGGAGAAAGTTAAAAATATGCTTTCGACCATTTTTTCCTTTTCCGAATCGATATTAATTGCCTCCGAAGAACTTTCTAAATCAAGCGATTATCTATCTGAAAATGCGCAGTCCGAATCAGCCTCGGTCGAGGAAATTTCGGCTTCCGTAGAAGAGATTAGTGCAGGCATGGAGCAGGTTACTAAGAACGCGGAGGAACAATACTCTTCCATTTCTTCTTTTGCCGGAGAAATGAGAGAGTTAGAATCGCTTATCAATCGGGTCGGCGACGGAGTGCGGGAATCCTTGTTAAGAATTTCGGAGATGTATTCTAAAGTGGAAGCGGGTAGGAATACGATGGGGAATTTATCGACCAGCATGGGAAAGATAGAAAGCAGCTCCGTGGAAATGAGATCGATAACTGCAATCATCAAGGAAATCTCCGAAAAAGTAAATCTGTTGGCTTTAAACGCCGCGATAGAGGCGGCTCGAGCAGGAGATCATGGAAGAGGATTCGCGGTCGTAGCCTCGGAAATCACTCGTTTAGCGGAACAGACTGACGACAGTACAAAAACGATCGAAGAGCTGATTAGAACAAGTAATGAAGAGATAGAATCGGGAAAGGGATTCGTAGAAAACTCGGCCAAAGTTTACGTCGGAATCATGGATGGATTGAAATTCGTAAAAGAGTCATCGGACAACATCGTCGAGATAATGAAGTCCCAACAGGAAAAGAAGGAAACTATCCGAGACGGAGTCAGTCAGGTCGATTCCAAATCCGCCGAGATAAGAGTTTCCGTTAAAGAACAAAAAGTCGCGATCATCGAGACGGCAAATGCGGTTTCCAGCATTTCGATCACTATCCAAAGCAGCGCGGCAAATTCCGAAGAAATTGCCAGTAGTGCTTCCAGTTTGTTGAATATAGCAAAAAACTTAAGGGAAACTATGAGTTTTCTAAAGGCCTAA
- a CDS encoding zinc-binding dehydrogenase, protein MKAAVLESGKRSLDIKEVSVPLMEPTSVKVKIRACGICGSDIHLVLHGTLKCSHYPQIPGHEASGVVEEIGESVTKFKKGDRVVIAAGTSCGECVHCLNGRENLCKNLGVFGFDRAGSFAEYNVVEERYLYHLPDAIPFEQGAILADAVSTPYNAIKFRGQIEDGDTVAIFGCGGLGIHAVAIARALTSGNVIALDVDRGALNNALAYGANEVINLREVKNAGKTLKEITKGVDLLADFSGKYSNIQESLRAMNSGGRMVLVGIGREPLTFAIPFSIIEKQITIAGSYGSDRRAIPELIDLYMQGKLNLTKSITDVRKLDDINEGLRDLEDRKGNPIRFIISP, encoded by the coding sequence ATGAAAGCCGCAGTCTTAGAATCCGGAAAAAGATCTTTAGATATCAAGGAAGTTTCCGTTCCGTTGATGGAACCTACCTCCGTCAAAGTGAAAATCAGAGCCTGCGGGATTTGCGGTTCGGATATACATTTGGTTTTACATGGAACGTTAAAGTGCAGCCATTATCCCCAAATTCCGGGACATGAAGCCTCGGGTGTGGTGGAAGAAATCGGAGAAAGCGTTACTAAATTCAAAAAAGGTGATAGAGTTGTGATTGCGGCCGGAACGAGTTGCGGCGAATGCGTTCATTGTCTGAATGGTCGCGAGAATCTCTGCAAGAATCTGGGCGTATTCGGTTTCGATCGAGCAGGAAGCTTTGCGGAATACAATGTCGTGGAAGAAAGATATCTCTATCATTTGCCCGATGCTATTCCGTTCGAGCAAGGAGCGATTCTTGCCGACGCTGTTTCCACGCCGTACAATGCCATCAAGTTTCGCGGTCAGATCGAGGATGGAGATACCGTTGCCATTTTCGGCTGCGGGGGCTTGGGAATTCATGCAGTCGCAATTGCTCGCGCACTTACTAGCGGAAATGTGATCGCGCTGGATGTGGATCGAGGTGCGCTTAACAATGCTCTTGCTTACGGAGCAAACGAGGTGATAAATTTACGCGAAGTCAAAAATGCGGGTAAGACCTTAAAGGAAATCACCAAAGGCGTGGATTTATTGGCCGATTTTTCCGGAAAATATTCAAATATCCAAGAATCTCTTCGTGCAATGAATTCGGGCGGAAGAATGGTTTTAGTAGGAATCGGAAGAGAGCCGTTAACTTTTGCGATTCCATTTTCCATCATCGAAAAACAGATTACGATCGCAGGTTCGTACGGATCCGATCGTAGAGCGATTCCGGAATTAATCGATTTGTATATGCAGGGAAAGCTGAATTTGACTAAGTCTATCACCGACGTTCGCAAGCTGGACGATATTAACGAAGGACTCCGTGATTTGGAAGATCGCAAAGGAAATCCGATACGCTTTATCATTTCTCCCTGA
- a CDS encoding PaaI family thioesterase has translation MLEDQLYRQIKASQNGQDWHHKNCFGCGPENPKGLHASFPFHEPTGEVRFSFVMEKGFEGAPGYTHGGALATLMDEAQGVLCFHLGHFVMTDQLYMRYLKACPLGAEIEVRCWVTMVRRRRLYTKGTVHLKKTGELLLSSKARWYDMPEKVFARMFQGTVFPVETISKVLEENQKRGKEIRKRLRKEKAKQQGQTLENA, from the coding sequence ATGTTAGAAGATCAACTCTATCGACAAATCAAAGCTAGTCAAAACGGCCAAGATTGGCATCATAAAAACTGCTTCGGTTGCGGTCCTGAAAACCCGAAAGGTTTGCATGCAAGTTTCCCTTTCCACGAGCCGACCGGAGAAGTCCGATTTAGTTTCGTTATGGAAAAAGGATTCGAAGGTGCACCGGGTTATACTCACGGCGGCGCACTCGCCACATTAATGGACGAAGCTCAAGGAGTCCTTTGTTTTCATTTAGGTCATTTCGTAATGACCGATCAGTTGTACATGCGATATCTGAAAGCCTGTCCGTTAGGCGCGGAGATAGAGGTACGCTGTTGGGTTACGATGGTTCGTAGAAGAAGATTATACACGAAAGGAACGGTTCATCTCAAGAAAACCGGGGAGCTTCTTCTTTCTTCCAAAGCTCGTTGGTATGATATGCCCGAGAAAGTCTTTGCTAGAATGTTCCAAGGTACAGTGTTTCCTGTTGAAACTATCTCGAAAGTTTTAGAGGAAAACCAGAAACGAGGAAAGGAAATCCGAAAACGATTAAGGAAGGAAAAAGCAAAGCAACAAGGGCAAACGCTCGAAAACGCTTAA